A genomic window from Clostridia bacterium includes:
- the carB gene encoding carbamoyl-phosphate synthase large subunit: protein MKRTDLKKIMIIGSGPIVIGQAAEFDYAGTQACIALREEGYNVLLVNSNPATIMTDPQMADEVYMEPLTVSYIEKVIEKERPDALLPGIGGQTGLNLAIELEKSGVLKKYGVELLGTKSESIKKAEDRELFKEMCEKIGEPVIPSLVTYSVEEAKAAAKEIGYPVVLRPAFTLGGTGGGFADNEEELVEVAEQGFRLSPVRQVLVEKSVKGYKEIEFEVMRDGENNAITVCGMENVDPVGVHTGDSIVVAPILTLTKKQLKTLNDSAIKIIKELEISGGCNVQFALSPTSDDYYLIEVNPRVSRSSALASKASGYPIARVTAKVAVGMLLSEIEVAGGTAAIEPSLDYIVAKFPRFPFDKFTTASNLLGTQMKATGEVMGIGSNLEECMLKSVRSLEVKVSHLYHPKFDDMTEEELFEYIRVFRADNFFAIAELLSRGATVEAVSKVTMITPYFIRSIQKIIEEEERLKEAKFEKAELLAAKKMGFSDKYVAKLWDSTEKEVSAFRKAQGVVPAFRMVDTLHTGKYIPYFYSSYTGKNDSVHTDQKKIVVLGAGPIRIGQGIEFDYSTVHAVQTIKASGYESIIINNNPETVSTDYTTADKLYFEPLTPEDVSSVLDFEKAAGVVTSLGGQTAINLAAPLAAMGAPLIGTSKEAIDRAEDRDLFDKLLSEIDVPRPKGVAVKSVEEGVKAAEALGYPLLVRPSFVLGGRAMMIVSKKAELLSYLTEAVEIGEDKPVLIDKYIKGKEVETDAISDGKTVFVPGIMELVERTGVHSGDSISVFPALSLSETVKQKILDYTEKLGLAVGIRGLFNVQYIVKDEDVYVIEVNPRSSRTVPFLSKATGIPIADVATKVILGESLEDLGYVGYSEKDRGYFVKVPVFSFLKLSGLDSYLSPEMKSTGEAIGVGKTADEAFEKAFIASGMKLERSGVVFVSLADEDKDEAFPLLVKLAKMGFTFATTGLTTKYLLEKGYETKHLGKASEGKSEAVDFIKEGKAAYVVNTRAILSGVHYADGALIRRAAIEAGRQPITSLDTLKALVSVLENRR, encoded by the coding sequence ATGAAGCGCACGGATCTGAAAAAAATAATGATCATCGGATCGGGGCCGATCGTCATCGGACAAGCCGCCGAATTCGACTACGCGGGCACGCAGGCTTGTATCGCGTTGCGCGAGGAAGGCTATAACGTCCTTCTCGTCAATTCCAACCCCGCGACGATCATGACCGATCCGCAAATGGCGGACGAAGTCTATATGGAGCCTTTGACCGTTTCTTATATCGAAAAGGTCATCGAGAAGGAAAGACCCGACGCGCTCCTCCCCGGCATCGGCGGGCAGACGGGGCTGAACCTCGCGATCGAGCTTGAAAAGAGCGGCGTCTTGAAAAAGTACGGCGTCGAACTTCTCGGGACGAAGAGCGAAAGCATCAAGAAAGCCGAAGACAGAGAACTCTTCAAAGAGATGTGCGAAAAGATCGGCGAGCCGGTCATCCCCTCGCTCGTGACCTACTCGGTCGAAGAAGCGAAAGCCGCGGCGAAAGAGATCGGGTATCCGGTCGTCCTTCGCCCCGCGTTTACTCTCGGCGGAACGGGCGGCGGCTTCGCGGATAACGAGGAAGAACTCGTCGAAGTCGCGGAGCAGGGTTTCCGCCTTTCTCCCGTCCGTCAGGTTCTCGTCGAAAAGAGCGTAAAGGGCTATAAAGAGATCGAATTCGAAGTGATGCGCGACGGGGAGAATAACGCGATCACCGTCTGCGGAATGGAGAACGTCGATCCCGTCGGCGTGCATACCGGCGATTCGATCGTCGTCGCGCCGATCCTGACGCTGACGAAAAAACAACTCAAAACTTTGAACGACAGCGCGATCAAGATCATCAAAGAGCTTGAAATCTCGGGCGGTTGCAACGTCCAGTTCGCGCTCTCTCCGACTTCGGACGATTACTATCTGATCGAGGTCAATCCGAGGGTCTCGCGTTCGTCCGCGCTTGCTTCCAAAGCGAGCGGTTATCCGATCGCCCGCGTTACGGCGAAAGTCGCGGTCGGGATGCTCCTCTCCGAGATCGAAGTCGCGGGAGGAACGGCGGCGATCGAGCCTTCTCTCGATTATATCGTCGCGAAATTCCCGCGTTTCCCGTTCGATAAGTTTACGACGGCGTCCAACCTTCTCGGAACGCAGATGAAGGCGACGGGCGAAGTCATGGGCATCGGGAGCAACCTCGAAGAATGCATGTTGAAATCCGTTCGTTCTCTCGAAGTCAAGGTCTCCCACCTTTATCACCCGAAGTTCGACGATATGACGGAGGAAGAACTCTTCGAGTATATTCGCGTCTTCCGCGCCGATAACTTCTTCGCGATCGCGGAGCTTTTGTCGCGCGGAGCGACCGTCGAAGCCGTCTCGAAAGTAACGATGATCACGCCTTATTTCATTCGCTCGATCCAAAAGATCATCGAGGAAGAAGAGCGTTTGAAAGAAGCGAAGTTCGAAAAGGCGGAACTCCTCGCCGCGAAAAAGATGGGCTTCTCGGATAAGTACGTCGCGAAGCTTTGGGATTCGACCGAAAAGGAAGTCTCCGCTTTCCGCAAGGCGCAGGGCGTCGTCCCCGCGTTCCGTATGGTGGATACCCTTCACACGGGCAAATATATCCCGTATTTCTATTCGTCTTACACGGGGAAGAACGATTCCGTCCACACCGATCAAAAGAAGATCGTCGTCCTCGGCGCGGGTCCGATCCGCATCGGGCAGGGTATCGAATTCGACTATTCGACCGTCCACGCCGTGCAGACCATCAAAGCTTCGGGCTACGAGTCGATCATCATCAACAATAACCCCGAAACCGTCTCCACCGATTACACGACGGCGGATAAACTCTATTTCGAGCCGTTGACCCCCGAAGACGTGTCGAGCGTCTTGGATTTCGAGAAAGCGGCGGGCGTCGTCACCTCGCTCGGCGGACAAACGGCGATCAATCTCGCCGCGCCTCTCGCGGCAATGGGCGCGCCTTTGATCGGGACGAGTAAAGAAGCGATCGATCGAGCGGAAGACCGCGATCTGTTCGATAAACTTTTGTCGGAGATCGACGTCCCCCGTCCGAAGGGCGTCGCGGTCAAGAGCGTCGAAGAAGGCGTCAAGGCGGCGGAAGCGCTCGGTTATCCCTTGCTCGTTCGCCCGAGTTTCGTCCTCGGCGGCAGGGCGATGATGATCGTCTCCAAAAAAGCGGAGCTCCTCTCTTATCTGACCGAAGCGGTCGAGATCGGCGAGGATAAGCCCGTCTTGATCGACAAGTATATCAAAGGAAAAGAAGTCGAGACCGACGCGATCTCGGACGGAAAAACCGTCTTCGTCCCCGGCATTATGGAGCTCGTCGAGCGGACGGGCGTCCACTCCGGCGACAGCATTTCCGTCTTCCCCGCGCTTTCGCTTTCGGAAACCGTGAAGCAAAAGATCTTGGATTACACCGAGAAACTCGGGCTTGCCGTCGGCATCCGCGGATTGTTCAACGTCCAGTATATCGTAAAGGACGAGGACGTCTACGTCATCGAGGTGAATCCGCGTTCGTCGAGGACGGTCCCCTTCCTCTCCAAGGCGACGGGGATCCCGATCGCGGACGTCGCGACCAAAGTTATTCTCGGGGAAAGTCTCGAAGATCTCGGCTACGTGGGTTACTCCGAAAAAGACCGCGGCTATTTCGTCAAAGTCCCCGTGTTCTCCTTCTTGAAGCTCTCGGGACTTGATTCCTATCTTTCTCCCGAAATGAAATCCACGGGCGAAGCGATCGGCGTCGGAAAGACGGCGGACGAAGCCTTTGAAAAAGCCTTTATCGCTTCGGGAATGAAGCTCGAAAGAAGCGGCGTCGTCTTCGTCAGTTTGGCGGACGAGGATAAGGACGAAGCCTTCCCGCTCCTCGTGAAACTCGCGAAAATGGGCTTTACTTTCGCTACGACGGGTCTTACGACCAAGTATCTCCTCGAAAAAGGCTACGAGACGAAGCATCTCGGCAAGGCGAGCGAGGGCAAGAGCGAAGCCGTCGATTTCATTAAAGAGGGCAAAGCGGCATACGTCGTCAACACGCGCGCGATCCTTTCCGGCGTCCACTACGCGGACGGCGCGCTGATCCGCCGCGCGGCGATCGAAGCGGGCAGACAGCCGATCACTTCGCTCGACACCTTGAAAGCGCTCGTCTCCGTCTTGGAAAACCGCAGATAA